A window of Malania oleifera isolate guangnan ecotype guangnan chromosome 5, ASM2987363v1, whole genome shotgun sequence contains these coding sequences:
- the LOC131155723 gene encoding nuclear pore complex protein NUP160: MGIRALAGMEVPIIGSDSVNWVEVSVPSSTSVSHATATSSASPPFAPPTQDAASCSIVGDPPTHLIWRIHITMPRVLELLELCAGKEFPRIGLRIVFPDALSPFAFICESEIEQVSGKKLFLLYALTVSGVAYLLKLKTISAYVPCSVLPLNEIIEFNMQTYSDHGAITVVAATMGCLTVGRNDGSVGCFQLGMLDQSALGFAHELRDDSGIGRLWGLVSRGRAAGAVQELIISEVHGKKLVFVLHSNGILRVWDLFSHSRVFSHTLSAPMSTGAMFSRLWVGEMDHNRNIFPLAILCRGTLDVNWETISVYSLCFGLTDRIILALEPSMQDIPLETGQLIDVNLTSDKIWILRDNGLTFHSLFHADGRVEEARLYALHELFVADQLFQGSERSVDDLVWITHSVYSSAKDQIASVLSSIFLCRLLHPGVYHTIALRATFEDYDKHWTDSEFQSLNVDGLKKEILLLIEHEGFNESPTSIFYRWKNFTCRYFNNWCKNNAPYGFLVETSTGTVGLIRKNSISLFRSLEDIELLIHGSFDELSDFVSTGLDLFDDIECEIIFEVIRCVSNVSQQLGKAASAIFYESLVHMPILSSGDIVSRLLKLLETGYRSSISTLNATDLGADISWEKGIADHKNLRKFSFDMLVSLHALHKKATSWERVLNVVKSYLKFLVPQKTTQNIDSELVLNIGTSALVQATSQVARVMFESAFDILLFLHYLVDTSGQIHMLHDDISRIQLELVPMVQEIITEWLIIHYFGTTGTESPAIEDFSSQLSSLKIDSSIDKRSWKEKLGKCDFALAFILLLNSRSSSGGESLLSLRNLPCPHDFISSVRDFASWIIWGTTGEESSRLFSHATNIAVILLRHGQYDAVEFLLCIVDAHLCKEKISECIQAIDGEWCTLLHLLGCCFVAQAHYRLRGSLKERKLCEAVRCFFRASSGQGASEALRGLSYEAGLPPPGFGFVSPAAWKLHYYQWAMQIFEQYNFSEGACQFALAALEQVDEAVASENNSQETHLLNEPATTVKGRLWANVFKFTLDLNHFNDAYCAIISNPDEESKQICLRRFIIVLYERGAVKILCGGKIPFIGLTEQIERELAWKGERSDISATPNMYKLLYAFEMHRHNWRKAAGYIYQYSARMKMEAALKDYQQRSLALQGRLNGLSAAINALHLVHPAYAWIDSTSEENSFDNEHYPSKRSKKSDEKQFGNDAQPLRPQSHVDLDKLEKEFTLTSAEYMLYLANVKWTSAGVQMLPSDLVDLLVQMNLYDMAFTVLLKFWKDSQLKRELERVFVALSFKCCPSRADSSLVGNDFSKHVLLLTSSKDEGAAHGSLDACSTQQPNWNSQWETLEFYLEKYKGYHPTLPVIVAESLLRTDSHIELPLWLVDMFKTGLQRNTWGMTGREPSPASLFQLYVDYSRYTEATNLLLEYIERFASMKPADIIQRKRPSAVWFPYTTVERLWGRLDELITLGHMVDQCEYLKRLLHGALLRHLKLVKVDSEDAHSSAAC; this comes from the exons ATGGGAATTAGGGCATTGGCGGGAATGGAGGTTCCCATCATCGGTAGCGACTCCGTGAATTGGGTTGAGGTCTCTGTCCCTTCTTCCACTTCCGTGTCGCATGCTACTGCTACTTCTTCTGCTTCGCCGCCCTTCGCCCCTCCGACACAAGATGCCGCCTCATGCTCCATTGTTGGTGATCCTCCTACCCATCTTATTTGGAGAATTCACATAACTATGCCTCGGGTGCTTGAGTTACTGGAGCTATGTGCTGGTAAAGAATTTCCGAGGATTGGATTGCGAATCGTATTTCCGGATGCACTTTCCCCATTTGCATTTATTTGCGAATCTGAG ATTGAACAGGTGTCTGGGAAGAAGCTGTTCCTCCTCTACGCGTTAACAGTGTCAGGAGTTGCTTACCTTCTGAAACTTAAGACGATTTCTGCTTATGTGCCTTGCTCTGTCTTACCCCTTAACGAAATTATAGAGTTCAATATGCAAACTTATTCTGACCACGGAGCAATAACAGTCGTAGCTGCAACCATGGGGTGTCTTACAGTTGGGAGAAATGATGGATCTGTTGGCTGTTTCCAACTTGGCATGCTTGACCAAAGTGCTTTAGGTTTTGCGCATGAGCTGCGGGATGACTCAGGCATTGGTCGTTTGTGGGGTCTTGTGTCAAGGGGTAGAGCTGCAGGGGCTGTGCAGGAGTTGATAATATCTGAGGTGCATGgaaaaaaacttgtttttgttCTTCATTCTAATGGTATATTACGAGTGTGGGATCTTTTCAGCCATAGCAGGGTGTTCAGTCATACCTTGAGTGCACCAATGTCGACAGGAGCTATGTTTTCCAGGTTATGGGTGGGAGAAATGGACCACAACAGAAATATTTTTCCTTTGGCAATCTTGTGTAGAGGGACACTGGATGTTAACTGGGAAACGATCTCTGTATACAGCCTCTGTTTTGGTCTGACAGACAGGATTATTTTGGCACTGGAGCCTTCAATGCAGGATATCCCTCTGGAGACTGGGCAACTCATTGATGTGAATCTTACTTCAGACAAGATATGGATACTTAGAGATAATGGATTGACATTCCATAGCTTGTTTCATGCAGATGGTCGAGTGGAAGAAGCACGcttatatgctttacatgaactATTTGTTGCTGACCAGTTATTTCAAGGCTCTGAACGTTCTGTCGATGATCTTGTTTGGATAACTCATTCAGTGTATTCTTCTGCGAAGGATCAAATAGCCTCTGTCCTATCTTCAATTTTCTTGTGTAGGTTGCTTCATCCTGGGGTTTATCATACTATTGCCCTGCGTGCAACGTTTGAAGACTACGATAAACACTGGACAGATTCTGAGTTCCAATCGCTAAATGTTGATGGGCTTAAAAAGGAAATTCTTTTGCTGATTGAGCATGAGGGTTTCAATGAAAGTCCAACTTCAATATTTTATCGCTGGAAAAATTTTACTTGCCGCTATTTCAATAACTGGTGCAAGAACAATGCACCATATGGTTTTCTTGTTGAGACCTCAACTGGTACTGTTGGTTTAATCAGGAAAAATTCAATTTCTCTTTTTCGGTCCTTGGAGGATATTGAGCTTCTTATCCATGGCTCTTTTGATGAGCTTAGTGACTTTGTGAGCACTGGGTTGGACTTGTTTGATGATATTGAATGTGAGATTATTTTTGAAGTTATCCGCTGTGTTAGCAATGTCAGCCAACAATTGGGCAAAGCAGCTTCAGCTATATTTTATGAATCCCTTGTCCATATGCCAATTCTTTCGTCTGGAGATATTGTTTCTCGCTTGCTAAAGCTGTTGGAAACCGGATATCGTTCATCAATATCAACACTAAATGCAACAGACCTTGGGGCGGATATTTCCTGGGAGAAAGGAATAGCAGATCACAAAAATCTGAGGAAATTCTCTTTTGACATGCTTGTTTCTCTTCATGCTCTGCACAAGAAAGCTACGTCATGGGAAAGAGTTTTGAATGTTGTCAAGAGCTATTTGAAATTTCTTGTTCCTCAAAAAACCACACAAAATATTGATTCTGAATTAGTTCTAAATATAGGAACATCTGCCCTGGTTCAAGCTACTTCTCAGGTTGCAAGAGTGATGTTTGAGTCTGCTTTTGACATACTTCTGTTTCTGCATTACCTTGTGGACACTAGTGGGCAGATCCATATGCTCCATGATGATATATCTCGTATACAACTTGAATTGGTGCCGATGGTACAAGAAATTATTACAGAGTGGCTTATCATTCATTATTTTGGAACTACAGGAACAGAATCGCCTGCCATTGAAGATTTCAGTTCTCAACTTTCATCATTAAAAATTGATAGCAGCATTGATAAAAGATCATGGAAGGAGAAGCTGGGCAAATGTGACTTTGCATTGGCTTTTATTCTGCTACTAAATAGTCGAAGTTCCTCTGGAGGGGAGAGCCTCCTTTCTTTGAGAAATCTTCCTTGTCCGCACGATTTCATTAGTTCAGTGCGTGACTTTGCCAGCTGGATTATTTGGGGCACCACTGGTGAGGAGTCTTCTCGGCTTTTCAGCCATGCAACCAATATTGCAGTGATACTGCTCAGGCATGGGCAGTATGATGCGGTCGAGTTTCTACTTTGTATCGTTGATGCACATTTGTGCAAGGAGAAGATATCTGAATGTATTCAGGCTATTGATGGTGAATGGTGCACCCTCCTCCATCTTCTCGGATGTTGCTTTGTTGCTCAAGCACATTATAGGCTACGTGGAAGTCTGAAGGAGAGGAAGCTTTGTGAAGCTGTTCGTTGTTTCTTCCGAGCTTCATCTGGACAGGGAGCTTCTGAGGCTCTGCGGGGACTTTCTTATGAGGCAGGGTTGCCCCCTCCTGGTTTTGGTTTTGTGTCCCCTGCAGCCTGGAAGCTTCATTATTATCAATGGGCTATGCAGATATTTGAGCAATATAATTTCAGTGAAGGTGCATGCCAATTTGCCCTTGCTGCTCTTGAGCAAGTTGATGAAGCTGTTGCTTCAGAAAATAATAGCCAAGAGACACATCTTCTTAATGAGCCAGCAACCACAGTTAAAGGACGACTTTGGGCAAATGTCTTCAAGTTTACGTTAGATCTTAACCATTTCAATGATGCATATTGCGCTATAATTTCAAATCCAGATGAAGAGAGCAAACAGATCTGCTTGAGGCGTTTCATTATTGTTCTATATGAACGTGGTGCTGTTAAGATTCTCTGTGGTGGGAAAATACCTTTTATTGGTTTAACAGAACAGATTGAGAGAGAGCTTGCTTGGAAAGGGGAGCGTTCAGATATTTCAGCAACGCCGAACATGTATAAATTGCTTTATGCTTTTGAAATGCACCGACATAATTGGCGGAAGGCAGCAGGATACATATACCAGTATTCAGCTCGTATGAAAATGGAAGCAGCTCTGAAAGATTACCAGCAGCGATCCTTGGCACTACAAGGGAGACTGAATGGGCTTTCTGCTGCAATCAATGCACTGCATCTTGTTCACCCTGCATATGCTTGGATTGACTCTACAAGTGAGGAAAATTCTTTTGACAATGAGCATTATCCAAGTAAAAGGTCTAAAAAATCAGATGAAAAACAATTTGGGAATGATGCTCAACCTCTAAGACCACAATCTCATGTTGATCTTGATAAACTTGAGAAGGAGTTCACACTAACGTCCGCGGAATATATGCTGTACTTGGCAAATGTGAAATGGACATCTGCTGGAGTGCAAATGCTCCCTTCTGATTTAGTTGACCTACTTGTCCAAATGAACTTGTATGATATGGCATTTACAGTCCTCCTGAAATTTTGGAAGGATTCACAATTGAAGAGGGAACTGGAAAGAGTTTTTGTTGCCTTGTCATTCAAATGCTGTCCAAGTAGGGCAGATTCATCATTGGTTGGGAATGATTTCAGTAAGCATGTTCTTTTGTTGACATCTTCGAAGGATGAAGGAGCTGCTCATGGTTCATTGGACGCATGTTCAACTCAACAGCCCAACTGGAACAGCCAATGGGAAACACTCGAGTtctatcttgaaaaatataaaggctATCATCCCACATTACCTGTAATTGTTGCTGAAAGTCTTCTTCGTACAGATTCCCACATTGAATTGCCGCTTTGGTTGGTTGATATGTTTAAGACTGGCCTACAGAGAAATACTTGGGGAATGACAGGCCGGGAACCAAGCCCTGCATCTTTGTTTCAACTATATGTTGATTATAGCCGATACACAGAAGCTACTAATTTGCTGCTCGAGTACATAGAACGGTTCGCATCAATGAAACCTGCAGACATAATTCAGCGGAAAAGACCATCTGCAGTTTGGTTCCCATACACCACGGTGGAGCGGCTATGGGGTCGACTTGATGAACTGATTACATTGGGTCACATGGTTGATCAATGTGAGTATCTGAAAAGGCTATTGCATGGAGCTTTGCTGCGTCATCTTAAACTGGTGAAGGTGGATTCAGAAGATGCTCACTCTTCTGCAGCCTGTTGA